The Mycobacterium sp. EPa45 genomic interval CGACGGGTCCAGAGGCGACGTGCTCGGGACGGGATCGAGGAACCTGCCCACCGACTCGAAGCCGCCGACCGGAAGGGCGTAGGTCCGCAGGACGCCGGCCTCGGTGGTGAAGCGCTGGATATAGGACCAGGGCTGCCCGGTCTCGACCCTCAACACGTATGTCTTGCCGTCGCCGAGTGCTCGCACACCCAGTGACGTCGCGCCGGATGCCCGGCGCCCGATCTCCGGGTCGAGCGGACCGCGGGCCGAGGCGAATCCACCATTGTTGTCCAGCGAGATGTCGCCCGAAAACACCAGGCCGCCGGCACCGAAGGTGACCGCCGAGGTGGACCGGCCGCCCATGACCGGATCGTTCACCGTTGTCCAGGTGGCTACCGCGTCGGGATCACCGAGATCGACGAGAACTGCTGGGTCGGACGTCGGCTCGTCGGCGCGGGCGATGGGCCCCGTGCTCGCGCACGTCACGATCAGGGCCGCCAGGCAGGTGAGTGCCACACCTGTCCGCGCCCGCCAACGTCGTAGGTAGCTTCCCATTCCCCCAATGTAGGGACGTGGCACGAGCGTGAGAATGCCAACGGGATTACGGAATCAGGACGGCGCCCGTTGGGTCCGCGCGTCTCCCGCTGGCTCAGGCAGCTGAGTTCGGCCGCTGCGTACGCGCCCCAGACCGGATGGCGACAACGGCTGTCGGCCCATACCACTTGCAGCGCAGGGCTATTCGGGCCGAAGCGCTGGTCGCCATCCGGCGAGAGCGCGGGTGTTCGGGAAGGAGCTACCCGACGAAGCAAGGAGCGTCGCCGGGGGTGTAGTACGGCAACCCGGCCGGGGAGATGCAGGGCTGCTCCCCCGGGAAGGCCGGGACCAACGAAAACGCGTAGGTCTCCGGCAAGCCGTACCGAGCCCAGTCGGCGTCGGCTACCGCGGCACCCGCGACAACGTCGCCGGCGATACCCGGGGTACAGCCGCCGACCGACACATGCCGGCCGCCGATGTCACCGCACACGTCGGCCTGGGCCACCGGGGCGATCGCCGTGGGGATTGCCGCCAATGCGGCCGCGCTGAGCAGGACAGCTGCAGTTTTCTTTACCATGCCGTCATATCGGCGCCCGACGTACTTTGCGTTACCACGCTCAGAGGTCGTAGCGGCTCGGCGCGGTCGCAGGACCGTTCACAGCCGCAGGTTCGGCGGTGACGAGGCGAGCGTGAGGACCAGCACGCGCAGTTCGCGTGGCCTTCAATTTCCCGCCATCTTTTGCGCCACACTACCCACCGCAGTCTCTGCCGTGCTGCCGCCCTGGTCCCGTCATCGCCAGGCGATGGACCTGCAATCACGTTGTCATCTGGCGATTTTCGCCATCGTCGCGGACAACCATCGAGCCACCGGCGGGGCGATGCGCGACAGCACGTACATGACATGGGCCTCGGGTGCGATGGGTGCCACCGCCCGGTTGTGGTCGACCGCCTTCAGAATGTTGGCAGCCGCTCGTTCGGGGGTATAGCCCCGCTTGACGTAGGTATTGGCCGTTTTCGCCTTGCGCGCGTCGACATCTCCTCCGCGGTAAGGGCTGTTACGCGTGATGGCAGTGTTGATGATGCCGGGACAGACCGCCGTGACACCCACGTGGCGTGGTGCGAGCTCGATGCGCAGCGCTTCAGACAGCCCGACCACAGCGTGCTTGCTGGCGCTGTAGCCACCCAACTGTGGGTTCGCCAGCAGGCCCGCCGCCGAGGCGACATTGACCACGTGTCCGCTCCCGCGTTCGGCCATGGCCGGCACGAAGGCGTTGATGCCGTGCACAACTCCCATGACGTTGACCCCTAGGAGGCGGTCCCAATCGGCCAGGGTGGTGTCCATGATGCCGCCGATCACGGCGACTCCGGCGTTGTTGATCACCAGGTCCGGTGCCCCGAACTGCTCGATGGTGGTCTTGCCGAACACAGCCATCTGCTCGGCGTCGGAGACGTCCACGACGTGGCCGTCGGCCTCGACTCCCCAATCCCTCACGAGGGTGAGTGTGTGTCCCAGTCCGACCTCGTCGCGGTCGCATAGCGACAACGACGCTCCCCGGCGCGCGGCGAGCACGGCCAGTTCGCGGCCGATTCCGCTGCCGGCGCCGGTGATGACGACGACCCGGCCGGCCAGATCCTTGGTGTTGAGGCTCATGGTGGTCAGGCCTCGCCGTGGGACGTCAGCCCGGCGGCGCCGCCACCGACGTAGTTGATCGGCCCGAGACCTTGGGCTTCGCCCAACACCTCGACGAGGTGCGCACCGCTGACGGCGTCAAGGATCGAGTGGAAGCTACCGTCCTCGTTGAAGTTGATGTTGGCGCCCGCAACCCAGGTGAGCAGAACGGTGTCTTCGGTGTTGGATTCCGGGCAGACGAACGTGTGCACGGAGCCACCCGGCTCGAACAGGTACGAGCCCGCCGTCTGGAGCTGGTCCGGGTACTCCAGGTAGTGCCAGGAACCCGACAGCGTGTATCCCTCGGCGATGCCGGTGTGGTAGTGCAGAGGCACCCGGGAGCCGGGCTCGAAGATTGCCAGCACAACCCAGCGGCCCGCCTCGAGGTCGAAGCGGAGCGGCTTGAAGTGGATGCCCGGCCCAAGAGCGTTCTTGATCACGGGGATGTCGTTGCTGTTGACGGTAAGTAGTTCGGCCTGCGGCAGGGCGACTAGCGGTAGAGGCGCGCCGGTACCGGTCGTGGCCGCGCTCGGCGCGATGGTGAGGGTCATGATGGTGTCCTTTCCAGACGGTGTTGTGATGCCGAGATGGCGGTTACCGGGAAGCCCCGGTGACAGTTGTGGTGGTGAGGTGGTGACGCAGGAACGGGACGAGGATCTCGGTGACCCGCTCCGGCTGCTCGAGCCAGACCCAGTGCCCCGCGCCCTCGACCAGGTGGACCTCGGCCGAGGGAAACGGTTCGACCTGGCGGTGAGCCTGTTCAGTTGGGATGTAAACGTCGTTCGTTCCCCAAATGATTTGGGCTGGAATATTTTTCGCGGTCAACGGTGCGACTAGACGGTTCATCGTCTCCGCCGTGGTGGAGCGGTACAGATCCAGGATCGCCCTTTTGGTGCCCCACGGGCGGAGCAGACGGGCCAGGTGCTCGACCCATCGCTGGTCCAGCCGCGGGTTGTCGTGGGCCAGCAGTGTCCGCACTGCGGCGGGTACTGCGGCGGCCTGGAACACATTGCCGATCAGCGGCGTACGCCAGACGCGTGCCAGCCGGTGCCAGTCGTAGTCGAGGAGGACTCCCGTATTGAGCAGGCTGACGCTGGCGACGCGCTCGACGTTGGCAGCGGCCCACGTCAGTGCCCACGGGCCGCCGAAGTCGTGGGCAACCAAGTGAACTCGCTCGACGCCCAGCGCGTCGACGATGCCACCGAGGTGGCGGGCGTAGCCGGCGACGGTGTAGTCCATATCGCGGCGCTTCTCCGCGCCGCCGAAACCGGGCATGTCCGGGGCGATGACGGCGGCGTGCGGGCACACGGCGTCCAGCAATGGCTGCCAGTCCGCGCCGGACCCCGGGTTGCCGTGGACGAACACCACCGCTTCCCTAGAGCCCGCGCCCCGGGGGCTGCCGACAAGAACCGGTGAACGCACGTCGCCGACCAGAAGTTGACGTTGAATCAGCTTGGCGACCACGTCAGTTCGCGATCCACTGCTCGGTCGCAATCAGACCCGAGGTCTGCAGGGCTGCGGTGCGGTATTCAGCGATGTCCCGGTAGCCGGGATCGAGAACCATCTCCAGGAATTTCGCCCGGGACGGGTACTGAACCAGGAGGATGGTGTCCCACCACGGCGCGTCCTCGCCGCCGATCACCGTGTGGGTGGCGTCGCCGACGTACACGATCGAGGCGCCGACGCGGTCCAGATGAGGCTGAACGGCCTGGGCGTAGCGCAGATATGAGTCACGTCCGGCTCCATCGTTGAACGCCAGCAGGTTCACCATGACAACCGGGGAGTCATTGTGCTGGGCTGCCGTGACAAGAGTCTGTACCTGGGCCTCGGTGGCATCGATATGACGGGTTTCGGTGGACATTCGGATCTCCTCGGAAGGTGCGTAGTGCCTGTTCAGGTGTATTTAGGACACTAGGTACCGGCGATTGGTCTGCGCTTGGACCACCGCGCCAGCATCCGGAAGAGTTTTGTACTGGCAGTACAAAACGGGCTGCTGAAACGACCCGCCGATCGGCCTGGTCGGCGCTACTCTCGGACCCATGGGAGAACCCTGGGGCCCAGCGGCCGACGCCGGCACTCGCCGGTCCTGGGAGCAGGTTCTGCGTCCCGTGGCCACCGAGTTGCGGGCCGAAGCGCCGCAGTTGACGCAATCGATGGTCACGCGGATGCAGGCCGCCCTCCCCGCTGTGATGCCCGACGCGCAGACTGTCGCCGAGAACGCGGTCAGCACCCAGCAGACGATCGAGGCGCTCGCCGACGGAATGTCCGAAGGAATCGATCCGCGTAAGCTCGAACTCCCCGCGGCCACACTGGCCTTCGCGCAGGCCGGAGTCCATCGACAGGTGCCGCCGTCGCAGTTGGTCCGGGCCTACCGCCTGGGCCACGAATACATCTGGCAATGGTGTTTCGAGCGGATCGCGCTGCGCTGCGAAGATACAGCTGTCCTACGCGCGGCCACCGAACTGTTCACCCGCTGGACCTTCGCCTACGCCGACACAGCGATCACGCGAGTCGAGGAGGCGGTCGAGGCGGAACGCGAACGGTGGTTGCGCAGCGCTATGGCCGCGCGGGGCGCGGCGATCACCGCGATTATTTCCGGCGAAGAACGAAACCAGGACCGAGCGAGCAAACGCCTTCGTTACGCGCTGGGACACGACCACCTCGGGGTGGCCGCGGCCGTGGTCAATCGCGTTGGGGATGATGACCCGCAGGAAGTGTTGTTGCAGGCCGTTTCCCGGCTTGCGTCAATCGTCGGGGCCGCCGCGCACTTGGTAAATCCGACCGGTGTTACGACGTGCATCGCATGGATCAGCCGAGCCGGCGGATTCAGCGCGCGAGATACCACCGCGCTCACCCAGTGCCATCTGCCCGGTCTGCGGATCGGGGTAGGCGAGCCCGGTCGGGGGCTCGATGGCTTCCGTCGCTCCGCTGTGGAAGCCGGCCATGCCCGCCGCGTCACTGCCGACGCCAAACTCACCGGTGTAGCGCTCTACCGCGACCTCGCGGTCCCCGCCCTGGCCAGCGTCGACTCAGAACTCGCCGCCACGTTCGTACACCGTGTCCTCGGCCCACTCGCGGGTACCGACGGCCCAGCCCGGCGCGCGGCCGAAGCTCTGACCGTCTACCTCGAAGAAAACCGCAGCCGCACAGGGGCGGCCGCGAGATTGCTCGTGCACCCGAACACCATCACCTACCGCGTCAAGCAAGCCGAACAGATCCTCGGACGTCGGCCTGACGTCGCGTCGCTCGACCTGCGCGTTGCGCTCGCACTCCTACCTTCATTCCGCGCGAAGGATACGAGCTGAGCGGACCAAGGCACCCAGCGCGGCCACACCGCTGCAGCGTGCTCCTCCGCTGCTAGCGCGCCATGTTGGTAAACCGGGACAGGTGCAGCTGATGCGCAACAGTCACTGTCTTCGTCGGTCCCGCACGGTGTTTCGCGACAATCAGGTCGGCTTCACCGCCGCGCGGGTCGTCTGTTTCGAAGGCATCGGGCCGGTGCAGCAAGATCACCATGTCCGCGTCCTGCTCGATCGATCCCGATTCGCGGAGGTCGGCCAGCATGGGCTTCTTGTCGGTGCGCTGCTCAGGACCACGGTTCAGCTGGCTCATCGCGACAACCGGAACTTCCAGTTCCTTGGCCAGAAGTTTGATCTGCCTTGAGAACTCGGATACTTCCTGCTGGCGGGACTCGACCTTCTTTCCGGATGTCATCAGCTGCAGGTAGTCGAGCACGATCAGTCGCAACCCCGCCTTTTGATGCAGGCGGCGCGCCTTCGCGCGAATCTCCATCATCGTCAGGTTCGGTGAATCGTCGATATACAAGGGCGCTTCACTGATTTCGCTCATGCGGCGCGCCAGTCGCGTCCAGTCGTCGTCCGTCATCCGGCCCGACCTCATGTCGGCGAGTTTGATCTTGGCCTCAGCCGAGAGCAGTCGCATCACGATCTCGGACTTGCTCATTTCGAGTGAGAACACGATGCTCGGAAGCCTGTGCTTGATCGAGCAGGACCGCAAAAAGTCCAGTCCCAGAGTCGAATTGTGCGTCGGGATCATCGCTCGCCCCGCGAGGTACATGTGGTCGCCATTGTCGACCTCGACGCACCGCACGGGAACGCTCTCGATCGGTCGAACATCGGTGATGAAGCGCGAGGACACCCGCGCTGGACGGCCCGCCCGCTGTTCCTTATGCGCCAGCGCCTTCCGCGGTATCTGAAAAACGCCGTCGTCGGTGGAGAAGTTCAGGATGAAGCCCGTCGAACCATCGGCGCGATGGCACCGGTATCCGAGGCTGACAATCAGTTCGCAGGCTTCGTCGGCGAGCTGTCGGTCG includes:
- a CDS encoding SDR family NAD(P)-dependent oxidoreductase; protein product: MSLNTKDLAGRVVVITGAGSGIGRELAVLAARRGASLSLCDRDEVGLGHTLTLVRDWGVEADGHVVDVSDAEQMAVFGKTTIEQFGAPDLVINNAGVAVIGGIMDTTLADWDRLLGVNVMGVVHGINAFVPAMAERGSGHVVNVASAAGLLANPQLGGYSASKHAVVGLSEALRIELAPRHVGVTAVCPGIINTAITRNSPYRGGDVDARKAKTANTYVKRGYTPERAAANILKAVDHNRAVAPIAPEAHVMYVLSRIAPPVARWLSATMAKIAR
- a CDS encoding 2,4'-dihydroxyacetophenone dioxygenase family protein; translation: MTLTIAPSAATTGTGAPLPLVALPQAELLTVNSNDIPVIKNALGPGIHFKPLRFDLEAGRWVVLAIFEPGSRVPLHYHTGIAEGYTLSGSWHYLEYPDQLQTAGSYLFEPGGSVHTFVCPESNTEDTVLLTWVAGANINFNEDGSFHSILDAVSGAHLVEVLGEAQGLGPINYVGGGAAGLTSHGEA
- a CDS encoding DUF1330 domain-containing protein: MSTETRHIDATEAQVQTLVTAAQHNDSPVVMVNLLAFNDGAGRDSYLRYAQAVQPHLDRVGASIVYVGDATHTVIGGEDAPWWDTILLVQYPSRAKFLEMVLDPGYRDIAEYRTAALQTSGLIATEQWIAN
- a CDS encoding CIA30 family protein, with protein sequence MGSYLRRWRARTGVALTCLAALIVTCASTGPIARADEPTSDPAVLVDLGDPDAVATWTTVNDPVMGGRSTSAVTFGAGGLVFSGDISLDNNGGFASARGPLDPEIGRRASGATSLGVRALGDGKTYVLRVETGQPWSYIQRFTTEAGVLRTYALPVGGFESVGRFLDPVPSTSPLDPSTISRVSLYILDKQEGPFQLIVRAINKSS
- a CDS encoding alpha/beta fold hydrolase — its product is MVAKLIQRQLLVGDVRSPVLVGSPRGAGSREAVVFVHGNPGSGADWQPLLDAVCPHAAVIAPDMPGFGGAEKRRDMDYTVAGYARHLGGIVDALGVERVHLVAHDFGGPWALTWAAANVERVASVSLLNTGVLLDYDWHRLARVWRTPLIGNVFQAAAVPAAVRTLLAHDNPRLDQRWVEHLARLLRPWGTKRAILDLYRSTTAETMNRLVAPLTAKNIPAQIIWGTNDVYIPTEQAHRQVEPFPSAEVHLVEGAGHWVWLEQPERVTEILVPFLRHHLTTTTVTGASR
- a CDS encoding CdaR family transcriptional regulator translates to MGEPWGPAADAGTRRSWEQVLRPVATELRAEAPQLTQSMVTRMQAALPAVMPDAQTVAENAVSTQQTIEALADGMSEGIDPRKLELPAATLAFAQAGVHRQVPPSQLVRAYRLGHEYIWQWCFERIALRCEDTAVLRAATELFTRWTFAYADTAITRVEEAVEAERERWLRSAMAARGAAITAIISGEERNQDRASKRLRYALGHDHLGVAAAVVNRVGDDDPQEVLLQAVSRLASIVGAAAHLVNPTGVTTCIAWISRAGGFSARDTTALTQCHLPGLRIGVGEPGRGLDGFRRSAVEAGHARRVTADAKLTGVALYRDLAVPALASVDSELAATFVHRVLGPLAGTDGPARRAAEALTVYLEENRSRTGAAARLLVHPNTITYRVKQAEQILGRRPDVASLDLRVALALLPSFRAKDTS